One window from the genome of Fulvivirga lutea encodes:
- the trpC gene encoding indole-3-glycerol phosphate synthase TrpC: protein MNILEEIIAHKHKEVAEKRSLFPEKLLEQSIYYGSKSVSLRKYIQREDKSGIIAEIKRKSPSKGMINAHVSVERTSIGYMQAGASALSVLTDQNYFGGKNEDLTTARKFNFCPILRKDFVVDEYQILETKSIGADAILLIAAALESKQIKQFAEFAKSLGLETLLEVHNQQELDASLNEFIDLVGVNNRDLKSFEVSIEASKSLAHAIPNEFVKVSESGISDPEIILELKQEGFEGFLIGERFMTSSRPEKSCARFIEQLSQLEKKQYA from the coding sequence ATGAATATACTAGAAGAAATTATCGCACATAAGCATAAAGAAGTAGCTGAAAAGCGATCGCTATTTCCAGAGAAGTTGTTAGAGCAGAGCATTTACTATGGCTCTAAATCAGTTTCACTAAGGAAGTACATCCAGAGAGAGGATAAGTCTGGGATAATTGCTGAAATCAAGCGCAAGTCACCCTCTAAAGGAATGATTAATGCCCATGTATCTGTAGAAAGAACTTCTATAGGCTACATGCAAGCAGGAGCTTCGGCATTATCAGTATTGACAGATCAGAATTATTTTGGAGGCAAGAATGAAGATTTAACGACAGCACGTAAGTTTAATTTCTGCCCAATTTTAAGAAAGGATTTCGTGGTTGACGAATATCAAATCCTTGAAACGAAATCTATTGGTGCAGATGCTATATTGCTTATCGCTGCTGCATTAGAAAGCAAGCAAATCAAACAGTTCGCAGAGTTTGCTAAGTCTTTAGGGTTAGAGACTTTACTTGAAGTGCATAACCAACAGGAGCTTGATGCATCACTAAATGAATTCATTGATTTGGTGGGAGTGAATAATCGCGATCTTAAGTCATTTGAAGTATCTATTGAAGCTTCAAAGTCATTAGCTCATGCTATTCCGAATGAGTTTGTAAAGGTTTCCGAAAGTGGAATAAGTGATCCGGAGATTATTCTGGAGTTAAAACAGGAAGGATTTGAAGGTTTTTTGATTGGGGAAAGGTTTATGACAAGCAGCCGTCCTGAGAAGTCTTGTGCACGATTTATAGAACAATTAAGTCAATTAGAAAAGAAGCAATATGCTT